One Globicephala melas chromosome 6, mGloMel1.2, whole genome shotgun sequence genomic window carries:
- the SLC34A3 gene encoding sodium-dependent phosphate transport protein 2C isoform X6: MPSSLTCAQDPPATLDTVGLVDQRLGNAGTSGSAPILEDGDVDPWALPQLKDTGQSWKELSMAGRVLQGAADFLKACGLLGSLYLFICSLDILSSAFQLLGSKVAGDIFKDNVVLSNPVAGLVIGVLGTVLVQSSSTSSSIVVSMVASKRECPPPLPQDGGGGVRAERLMQCPYSADRAGICARHHGRQRGYIRHQHPGLDGTVGGPGRVSEVSEVRGRAGAAAGASDHPTPCGLRAFGGSAVHGVFNWLTALTLLPLESAAAPLERLSALALGAASLQPGGRAPDILKVLTRPLTRLIVQLDADVITGRGTGNATNSSLIKRWCGTEVQTTAGNSSTCAAATGGPCPARNSSAAEEQLPCRHLFEGTALADLAVGFILLAASLLVLCACLALIVKLLSSTLRGRVGQAVSTVVNAGGPWGGGEGGGEEARLRVTGSPSADFPSPFGWLSGYLAILVGAGLTFALQSSSVFTAAVVPLMGEHNRWHLTEGAGGEGPVMTPGSPRGPGDQPGAGVPPLPGLQHRHHHHGPAGCPGQPFGYADQRRPGSPPDCTHHTDSSTSSATPGGSCVLSTCGPATPPHRSQARVQGWVAKPAQGWHERGHHERRVGKLSQLRGRSNPRGHHRCSYHTGMPY, translated from the exons ATGCCGAGTTCCCTCACCTGCGCCCAGGACCCTCCTGCCACTCTGGACACAGTTGGCCTGGTGGACcagaggctgggaaatgcag GGACCTCCGGTTCTGCCCCCATCTTGGAAGACGGGGATGTGGACCCCTGGGCCCTCCCTCAGCTAAAGGACACTGGCCAGTCCTGGAAAG AGCTCAGCATGGCCGGCAGGGTGCTCCAGGGGGCTGCTGACTTCCTCAAGGCCTGTGGGCTCCTGGGCAGCCTCTACCTCTTCATCTGCTCCCTGGACATCCTCAGCTCTGCTTTCCAGCTGCTAGGCA GCAAGGTAGCTGGAGACATCTTCAAGGACAACGTGGTGCTGTCCAACCCTGTGGCTGGACTGGTCATCGGTGTGCTGGGCACGGTCCTCGTGCAGAGTTCCAGCACGTCCTCCTCCATCGTGGTCAGCATGGTGGCCTCCAAGCGTgagtgcccccctcccctcccccaggatggTGGTGGCGGGGTGAGGGCCGAGAGGCTGATGCAGTGCCCCTACAGTGCTGACCGTGCGGGCATCTGTGCCCGTCATCATGGGCGTCAACGTGGGTACATCCGTCACCAGCACCCTGGTCTCGATGGCACAGTCGGGGGACCGGGACGCGTTTCGGAGGTGAGTGAGGtgcgggggagggcaggggctgcggCTGGGGCTTCCGACCACCCAACTCCGtgtggcctcagggcctttggcGGCTCAGCCGTGCACGGCGTCTTCAACTGGCTCACGGCGCTGACCCTGCTGCCGCTGGAGAGCGCTGCGGCCCCCCTGGAGAGGCTCAGCGCACTGGCCCTGGGCGCTGCCAGCCTGCAGCCCGGGGGGCGCGCGCCTGACATCCTCAAGGTGCTGACACGGCCGCTCACACGCCTCATCGTGCAG CTGGACGCTGATGTCATTACGGGCCGCGGCACAGGCAACGCTACCAACAGTAGCCTCATTAAGCGATGGTGTGGCACCGAGGTGCAGACG ACTGCAGGGAACAGCAGCACCTGTGCGGCGGCCACTGGGGGCCCCTGCCCTGCGAGGAACAGCTCTGCCGCCGAGGAGCAGCTTCCCT GCCGCCACCTGTTCGAGGGCACAGCGCTCGCGGACCTGGCCGTGGGCTTCATCCTGCtggctgcctccctgctcgtGCTCTGTGCCTGCCTCGCCCTCATCGTCAAGCTGCTCAGCTCCACTCTGCGGGGCCGCGTGGGCCAGGCCGTGAGCACCGTCGTCAACGCTGGTGGGCCTTGGGGAGGCGGTGAGGGTGGCGGCGAGGAGGCCCGACTGCGGGTGACCGGCTCCCCCTCCGCAGACTTCCCCTCCCCATTCGGCTGGCTCAGCGGCTATCTGGCCATCCTCGTGGGGGCCGGCCTGACCTTCGCGCTCCAGAGCAGCAGCGTCTTCACTGCAGCCGTCGTGCCGCTCATGGGTGAGCACAACAGGTGGCACCTGACCgagggggcagggggtgaggggccCGTGATGACCCCTGGCTCCCCCAGGGGTCCGGGTGATCAGCCTGGAGCGGGCGTACCCCCTCTTCCTGGGCTCCAACATCGGCACCACCACCACGGCCCTGCTGGCTGCCCTGGCCAGCCCTTCGGATATGCTGATCAGCGCCGTCCAG gaagccctccggACTGCACCCACCACACCGACTCCTCGACTTCTTCAGCAACCCCTGGAGGGAGTTGTGTTCTCTCCACGTGTGGCCCTGCAACTCCTCCTCACAGGAGCCAGGCCAGAGTCCAGGGCTGGGTGGCCAAACCCGCTCAGGGATGGCATGAGCGGGGTCACCATGAACGACGCGTTGGCAAGCTAAGCCAGCTCAGGGGAAGGTCGAATCCACGGGGTCATCACAGATGCAGTTACCACACGGGGATGCCGTACTAG
- the SLC34A3 gene encoding sodium-dependent phosphate transport protein 2C isoform X8 → MPSSLTCAQDPPATLDTVGLVDQRLGNAGTSGSAPILEDGDVDPWALPQLKDTGQSWKELSMAGRVLQGAADFLKACGLLGSLYLFICSLDILSSAFQLLGSKVAGDIFKDNVVLSNPVAGLVIGVLGTVLVQSSSTSSSIVVSMVASKRECPPPLPQDGGGGVRAERLMQCPYSADRAGICARHHGRQRGYIRHQHPGLDGTVGGPGRVSEVSEVRGRAGAAAGASDHPTPCGLRAFGGSAVHGVFNWLTALTLLPLESAAAPLERLSALALGAASLQPGGRAPDILKVLTRPLTRLIVQLDADVITGRGTGNATNSSLIKRWCGTEVQTTAGNSSTCAAATGGPCPARNSSAAEEQLPCRHLFEGTALADLAVGFILLAASLLVLCACLALIVKLLSSTLRGRVGQAVSTVVNAGGPWGGGEGGGEEARLRVTGSPSADFPSPFGWLSGYLAILVGAGLTFALQSSSVFTAAVVPLMGVRVISLERAYPLFLGSNIGTTTTALLAALASPSDMLISAVQEALRTAPTTPTPRLLQQPLEGVVFSPRVALQLLLTGARPESRAGWPNPLRDGMSGVTMNDALAS, encoded by the exons ATGCCGAGTTCCCTCACCTGCGCCCAGGACCCTCCTGCCACTCTGGACACAGTTGGCCTGGTGGACcagaggctgggaaatgcag GGACCTCCGGTTCTGCCCCCATCTTGGAAGACGGGGATGTGGACCCCTGGGCCCTCCCTCAGCTAAAGGACACTGGCCAGTCCTGGAAAG AGCTCAGCATGGCCGGCAGGGTGCTCCAGGGGGCTGCTGACTTCCTCAAGGCCTGTGGGCTCCTGGGCAGCCTCTACCTCTTCATCTGCTCCCTGGACATCCTCAGCTCTGCTTTCCAGCTGCTAGGCA GCAAGGTAGCTGGAGACATCTTCAAGGACAACGTGGTGCTGTCCAACCCTGTGGCTGGACTGGTCATCGGTGTGCTGGGCACGGTCCTCGTGCAGAGTTCCAGCACGTCCTCCTCCATCGTGGTCAGCATGGTGGCCTCCAAGCGTgagtgcccccctcccctcccccaggatggTGGTGGCGGGGTGAGGGCCGAGAGGCTGATGCAGTGCCCCTACAGTGCTGACCGTGCGGGCATCTGTGCCCGTCATCATGGGCGTCAACGTGGGTACATCCGTCACCAGCACCCTGGTCTCGATGGCACAGTCGGGGGACCGGGACGCGTTTCGGAGGTGAGTGAGGtgcgggggagggcaggggctgcggCTGGGGCTTCCGACCACCCAACTCCGtgtggcctcagggcctttggcGGCTCAGCCGTGCACGGCGTCTTCAACTGGCTCACGGCGCTGACCCTGCTGCCGCTGGAGAGCGCTGCGGCCCCCCTGGAGAGGCTCAGCGCACTGGCCCTGGGCGCTGCCAGCCTGCAGCCCGGGGGGCGCGCGCCTGACATCCTCAAGGTGCTGACACGGCCGCTCACACGCCTCATCGTGCAG CTGGACGCTGATGTCATTACGGGCCGCGGCACAGGCAACGCTACCAACAGTAGCCTCATTAAGCGATGGTGTGGCACCGAGGTGCAGACG ACTGCAGGGAACAGCAGCACCTGTGCGGCGGCCACTGGGGGCCCCTGCCCTGCGAGGAACAGCTCTGCCGCCGAGGAGCAGCTTCCCT GCCGCCACCTGTTCGAGGGCACAGCGCTCGCGGACCTGGCCGTGGGCTTCATCCTGCtggctgcctccctgctcgtGCTCTGTGCCTGCCTCGCCCTCATCGTCAAGCTGCTCAGCTCCACTCTGCGGGGCCGCGTGGGCCAGGCCGTGAGCACCGTCGTCAACGCTGGTGGGCCTTGGGGAGGCGGTGAGGGTGGCGGCGAGGAGGCCCGACTGCGGGTGACCGGCTCCCCCTCCGCAGACTTCCCCTCCCCATTCGGCTGGCTCAGCGGCTATCTGGCCATCCTCGTGGGGGCCGGCCTGACCTTCGCGCTCCAGAGCAGCAGCGTCTTCACTGCAGCCGTCGTGCCGCTCATGG GGGTCCGGGTGATCAGCCTGGAGCGGGCGTACCCCCTCTTCCTGGGCTCCAACATCGGCACCACCACCACGGCCCTGCTGGCTGCCCTGGCCAGCCCTTCGGATATGCTGATCAGCGCCGTCCAG gaagccctccggACTGCACCCACCACACCGACTCCTCGACTTCTTCAGCAACCCCTGGAGGGAGTTGTGTTCTCTCCACGTGTGGCCCTGCAACTCCTCCTCACAGGAGCCAGGCCAGAGTCCAGGGCTGGGTGGCCAAACCCGCTCAGGGATGGCATGAGCGGGGTCACCATGAACGACGCGTTGGCAAGCTAA
- the SLC34A3 gene encoding sodium-dependent phosphate transport protein 2C isoform X5, which translates to MPSSLTCAQDPPATLDTVGLVDQRLGNAGTSGSAPILEDGDVDPWALPQLKDTGQSWKELSMAGRVLQGAADFLKACGLLGSLYLFICSLDILSSAFQLLGSKVAGDIFKDNVVLSNPVAGLVIGVLGTVLVQSSSTSSSIVVSMVASKLLTVRASVPVIMGVNVGTSVTSTLVSMAQSGDRDAFRRAFGGSAVHGVFNWLTALTLLPLESAAAPLERLSALALGAASLQPGGRAPDILKVLTRPLTRLIVQLDADVITGRGTGNATNSSLIKRWCGTEVQTTAGNSSTCAAATGGPCPARNSSAAEEQLPCRHLFEGTALADLAVGFILLAASLLVLCACLALIVKLLSSTLRGRVGQAVSTVVNAGGPWGGGEGGGEEARLRVTGSPSADFPSPFGWLSGYLAILVGAGLTFALQSSSVFTAAVVPLMGEHNRWHLTEGAGGEGPVMTPGSPRGPGDQPGAGVPPLPGLQHRHHHHGPAGCPGQPFGYADQRRPGRPHPLLLQPGWHPVVVRGARPPAAHPTGQALWGPDCPLPLGGRRLPAAQLLAAAAGRLRALPGGEYSAGCSWGAPACAGTPHHPGRHPAAAPASLAAPPPALLDLAAPVAPFSGALGPPGEPLLPLQGLQPPSGCGQGGPLL; encoded by the exons ATGCCGAGTTCCCTCACCTGCGCCCAGGACCCTCCTGCCACTCTGGACACAGTTGGCCTGGTGGACcagaggctgggaaatgcag GGACCTCCGGTTCTGCCCCCATCTTGGAAGACGGGGATGTGGACCCCTGGGCCCTCCCTCAGCTAAAGGACACTGGCCAGTCCTGGAAAG AGCTCAGCATGGCCGGCAGGGTGCTCCAGGGGGCTGCTGACTTCCTCAAGGCCTGTGGGCTCCTGGGCAGCCTCTACCTCTTCATCTGCTCCCTGGACATCCTCAGCTCTGCTTTCCAGCTGCTAGGCA GCAAGGTAGCTGGAGACATCTTCAAGGACAACGTGGTGCTGTCCAACCCTGTGGCTGGACTGGTCATCGGTGTGCTGGGCACGGTCCTCGTGCAGAGTTCCAGCACGTCCTCCTCCATCGTGGTCAGCATGGTGGCCTCCAAGC TGCTGACCGTGCGGGCATCTGTGCCCGTCATCATGGGCGTCAACGTGGGTACATCCGTCACCAGCACCCTGGTCTCGATGGCACAGTCGGGGGACCGGGACGCGTTTCGGAG ggcctttggcGGCTCAGCCGTGCACGGCGTCTTCAACTGGCTCACGGCGCTGACCCTGCTGCCGCTGGAGAGCGCTGCGGCCCCCCTGGAGAGGCTCAGCGCACTGGCCCTGGGCGCTGCCAGCCTGCAGCCCGGGGGGCGCGCGCCTGACATCCTCAAGGTGCTGACACGGCCGCTCACACGCCTCATCGTGCAG CTGGACGCTGATGTCATTACGGGCCGCGGCACAGGCAACGCTACCAACAGTAGCCTCATTAAGCGATGGTGTGGCACCGAGGTGCAGACG ACTGCAGGGAACAGCAGCACCTGTGCGGCGGCCACTGGGGGCCCCTGCCCTGCGAGGAACAGCTCTGCCGCCGAGGAGCAGCTTCCCT GCCGCCACCTGTTCGAGGGCACAGCGCTCGCGGACCTGGCCGTGGGCTTCATCCTGCtggctgcctccctgctcgtGCTCTGTGCCTGCCTCGCCCTCATCGTCAAGCTGCTCAGCTCCACTCTGCGGGGCCGCGTGGGCCAGGCCGTGAGCACCGTCGTCAACGCTGGTGGGCCTTGGGGAGGCGGTGAGGGTGGCGGCGAGGAGGCCCGACTGCGGGTGACCGGCTCCCCCTCCGCAGACTTCCCCTCCCCATTCGGCTGGCTCAGCGGCTATCTGGCCATCCTCGTGGGGGCCGGCCTGACCTTCGCGCTCCAGAGCAGCAGCGTCTTCACTGCAGCCGTCGTGCCGCTCATGGGTGAGCACAACAGGTGGCACCTGACCgagggggcagggggtgaggggccCGTGATGACCCCTGGCTCCCCCAGGGGTCCGGGTGATCAGCCTGGAGCGGGCGTACCCCCTCTTCCTGGGCTCCAACATCGGCACCACCACCACGGCCCTGCTGGCTGCCCTGGCCAGCCCTTCGGATATGCTGATCAGCGCCGTCCAG gtcGCCCTCATCCACTTCTTCTTCAACCTGGCTGGCATCCTGTTGTGGTACGTGGTGCCCGTCCTCCGGCTGCCCATCCCACTGGCCAAGCGCTTTGGGGACCTGACTGCCCGCTACCGCTGGGTGGCCGTCGCCTACCTGCTGCTCAGCTTCTTGCTGCTGCCGCTGGCCGCCTGCGGGCTCTCCCTGGCGGGGAGTACAGTGCTGGCTGCAGTTGGGGGGCCCCTGCTTGTGCTGGTACTCCTCATCATCCTGGTCGCCATCCTGCAGCGGCACCGGCCAGCCTGGCTGCCCCGCCGCCTGCGCTCCTGGACCTGGCTGCCCCTGTGGCTCCGTTCTCTGGAGCCCTGGGACCGCCTGGTGAGCCGCTGCTGCCCCTGCAAGGCCTGCAGCCCCCCTCAGGCTGCGGCCAAGGAGGCCCACTGCTATGA